In Carya illinoinensis cultivar Pawnee chromosome 6, C.illinoinensisPawnee_v1, whole genome shotgun sequence, a single genomic region encodes these proteins:
- the LOC122312747 gene encoding uncharacterized protein LOC122312747, which translates to MDKNWMKKPRHTKEYLDGVNEFLKFACENCDTNSSICCPCRKCGLRKMFIPNMVYDHLISYGISQGYTIWHAHGERIGGASYHANDAQNNNEQINEDSSGMTTMLHDVFPMFDPEMVEGGPEIGVEDGEAGVQNENRQGSSERVNKFYNMLKDADEPLYEGCTKHTKFSAIVRLWNMKCLGGLSNSIFTELLEFVNELLPPGASLPKNAYEAKKYMNELGLGYEKILVCPNGCMLFWKDSENLETCVVCGASKWNQKESMNDISKKGKRSPAKILRWFPLKTRLQRLFMSLKTSSQMKWHAVGRTNDGVLRHPADGMAWKTFDTQHDDFASDPRNVRLGLSADGFNPFGNMSISYSTWPVMLVPYNLPPWMCMKRSSFMLSLIIPGPSSPSMNIDVYLEPLISELKELWEVGAPTYDICSREIFTMRVALMWTINDFPAYGDLSGWSTKGRLACPICMGNTRSRWLKHGKNFSYMGHRRFLPSNHRWRMMAKTFDGTREIDPSPTMPTPDEILEQLDDLNYNLLRHNLDVMHIEKNVVDNIVGTLLNIDTKSKNGIKARLDLQEMGLRPQLHPIITDANKTYLPPAIFTMSNKEKEDLLKVIQNVKVPDGYSSNVSRCVKLQHRTIVGMKSHDCHILMQQLLPIALRGSLPKKVIEPLIELSGFFRGVCSKMLRLEDLDRLESRIPYILCQLEMIFPPSFFTVMVHLTIHLVAECKLGGPVHYRWMYPVERYLHRLKFHVRNKAAPEGSIAEGYLLEELLTFCSRYLESALTVFNRPSRNPDDSKGKVVDVHLDFMSWTQAHRYILFNSDDFTPFRMMHLEIMRHTVDGNHLSNDELQKRHEDQFCNWFQDYVMKMDDNGRSKLGHKVVMHSKGPMRVAKEFKRIGRGFKEDEFGFTIVNFSHLVHTGSRITDDPFVLSSQVSQVFYVADERCPNWVVVVKTKPRDVYDTGEEEVTDDDEDEYFVNEYCINTSNDEAIELGIDDVVWTRSDIDGMTIETR; encoded by the exons ATGGACAAAAATTGGATGAAAAAACCTCGACATACAAAAGAGTATCTCGATGGTGTCAATGAGTTTTTGAAGTTTGCGTGCGAGAATTGTGATACAAATTCGTCGATTTGTTGCCCATGTAGAAAATGTGGATTACGTAAAATGTTTATCCCCAACATGgtatatgatcatttgattagtTATGGAATTTCTCAAGGTTACACCATTTGGCATGCTCATGGGGAAAGAATAGGGGGGGCATCTTACCATGCTAATGAtgcccaaaataataatgagcaaataaatgaagACTCTAGTGGGATGACAACCATGTTACATGATGTTTTCCCCATGTTTGATCCTGAAATGGTGGAGGGTGGGCCTGAAATAGGTGTGGAAGATGGAGAGGCTGGAGTGCAAAATGAGAATCGACAAGGTTCTAGTGAaagagttaataaattttacaatatgttgaAAGATGCTGATGAGCCATTATATGAAGGGTGCACAAAACATACTAAGTTTAGTGCTATCGTACGTCTCTGGAATATGAAGTGTTTGGGTGGATTGAGTAATAGCATATTCACAGAACTGCTTGAATTTGTGAATGAGTTGCTCCCACCAGGAGCATCATtgcctaaaaatgcatatgagGCGAAGAAGTATATGAATGAGTTAGGACTTGGATACGAGAAGATATTAGTATGTCCCAATGGttgtatgttattttggaaggacaGTGAGAATTTGGAAACATGCGTGGTATGCGGAGCATCAAAGTGGAATCAAAAAGAGTCTATGAATGATATTTctaaaaaaggtaaaagaagtCCAGCGAAAATATTAAGGTGGTTTCCGTTAAAAACAAGGTTGCAAAGGCTTTTTATGTCATTGAAGACTTCTTCACAAATGAAATGGCATGCTGTGGGCCGTACAAATGATGGGGTATTAAGGCATCCAGCAGATGGCATGGCCTGGAAGACGTTTGATACACAACATGATGATTTTGCCTCTGACCCccgcaatgttaggcttggtttATCTGCAGATGGCTTTAATCCTTTTGGGAACATGAGCATTTCTTATAGTACTTGGCCGGTTATGTTGGTACCTTACAATTTACCTCCTTGGATGTGCATGAAACGATCAAGTTTCATGCTATCGTTGATTATACCGGGACCATCATCACCTTCAATGAATATAGATGTATACTTAGAGCCTCTAATATCAGAATTAAAGGAATTATGGGAGGTTGGAGCACCAACCTATGATATTTGCTCTAGAGAGATCTTTACAATGCGCGTAGctttaatgtggacgataaatgattttcctgcGTATGGTGATTTGTCTGGGTGGAGTACGAAAGGTCGTTTAGCATGTCCTATTTGTATGGGTAACACACGATCTAGATGGCTGAAACATGGAAAAAATTTTTCCTATATGGGGCATAGACGATTCTTGCCAAGTAATCATAGGtggagaatgatggcaaaaacaTTTGATGGTACACGAGAAATTGATCCTTCACCTACTATGCCAACACCTGATGAAATCTTGGAACaattagatgatttaaatt ATAATTTATTGCGTCATAATCTTGATgtgatgcacattgaaaaaaatgtggtggataataTTGTTGGCACACtattaaatattgatacaaaatcaaAAAATGGCATAAAAGCACGCCTTGACTTACAAGAGATGGGTTTGAGACCACAACTTCATCCGATTATAACAGATGCAAACAAGACATATTTGCCTCCTGCTATTTTCACAATGagtaacaaagaaaaagaagacttgTTAAAggttatacaaaatgtaaaagtacCAGATGGTTATTCTTCAAATGTTTCACGTTGTGTCAAGCTTCAACACCGTACTATAGTGGGCATGAAGAGTCATGATTGCCATATACTGATGCAACAGCTCCTGCCAATTGCATTACGTGGATCATTACCTAAGAAGGTAATAGAACCATTAATCGAGCTATCTGGATTCTTCAGGGGAGTTTGTTCCAAAATGTTGCGGCTTGAAGATTTGGACCGATTGGAATCTAGAATACCTTACATATTGTgccaattagaaatgatatttccgcCATCATTTTTCACGGTTATGGTTCACTTGACTATACATTTAGTTGCAGAATGTAAGCTTGGAGGACCCGTTCATTATCGATGGATGTATCCCGTTGAAAG GTACCTTCACCGACTTAAGTTTCATGTGCGTAACAAAGCTGCGCCAGAAGGTTCCATTGCTGAAGGATATTTGCTGGAGGAATTATTGACATTTTGTTCTCGTTATTTAGAATCCGCTCTAACGGTTTTCAATAGACCATCTAGAAACCCGGATGATTCTAAAGGGAAAGTTGTTGACGTTCACCTCGATTTTATGTCGTGGACCCAAGCACATCGCTATATTCTCTTCAACTCTGACGATTTCACTCCATTCCGCAT GATGCACTTGGAAATAATGAGGCATACAGTTGATGGGAATCATTTATCGAATGATGAACTACAGAAGAGGCACGAAGAccaattttgtaattggttcCAAGACTAT GTAATGAAAATGGATGACAATGGAAGAAGCAAATTGGGCCATAAAGTCGTAATGCATTCTAAAGGACCCATGCGAGTTGCCAAAGAATTTAAACGAATT GGTAGAGGTTTCAAGGAGGACGAGTTTGGCTTTactattgtaaatttttctcatcTAGTACACACTGGTAGTCGGATAACTGATGATCCGTTTGTTttatcttctcaagtatctcaagtattttatgtGGCAGATGAAAGATGCCCAAATTGGGTCGTCGTCGTTAAGACAAAACCAAGAGACGTGTATGACACTGGTGAAGAGGAAGTGACTGAcgatgatgaggatgaatatttcgtcaatgaatattgtattaacACTTCCAACGATGAAGCTATTGAACTTGGTATTGACGATGTTGTGTGGACGCGAAGTGACATAGATGGAATGACAATCGAAACTCGCTAA